In Penaeus monodon isolate SGIC_2016 chromosome 15, NSTDA_Pmon_1, whole genome shotgun sequence, a genomic segment contains:
- the LOC119582272 gene encoding tyrosine-protein kinase receptor Tie-1-like produces MVWPWRVHWANSKSSNLHVFPGFLGSARCDILLPSGFAGREYKQVTTVQRNTQSNQHGSVKTFESVLTKASGARPSPERYTAASSTFRASRGDRLEIQLEKDPQAADVVFFRRFPDDWRYVSNNAATTRLPLTVDPVSPAHNGVYLLGNSGTGRWGKNTESEIGSNGAYFHLAVRDCEADRYGWNCESWCPDCENGGICHPLTGTCICPPGYSGSTCQTACSKGKFGSRCQLECTKASLGFDLPREGSCHHLTICLPDPYGCSCAAGHTGPLCEQRCRRGSYGAGCTLSCESFCENGNCDPATGKCNSGCKRHVPCNDDGSVLDLPRLSRPPGITGVTSTSAQVVFSPWHRDTDDGSSAFPITGYRVRYRTDQDADWQEADSSDSHGGGKWEKESMGVTDQGGARVTMIR; encoded by the exons atggtgt GGCCGTGGCGCGTTCATTGGGCTAATTCAAAGTCCTCAAATCTACACGTGTTCCCGGGGTTTTTGGGATCTGCCCGCTGCGATATTCTCCTGCCATCCGGCTTTGCGGGGCGTGAGTATAAACAAGTAACCACGGTTCAAAGAAATACACAAAGCAACCAG CACGGCAGTGTAAAAACATTTGAATCGGTATTGACAAAGGCTTCTGGTGCTCGCCCTTCCCCAGAGAGGTACACAGCCGCGAGCTCGACATTCAGGGCCAGTCGGGGCGACCGCCTCGAGATCCAGCTGGAGAAAGACCCTCAAGCGGCGGATGTGGTATTCTTCAGGAGATTTCCAGACGACTGGAGGTATGTGAGTAACAACGCTGCGACGACCAGACTTCCCCTGACAGTGGATCCCGTCTCACCCGCTCACAATGGAGTTTACCTTCTTGGGAACTCCGGAACAGGTCGATGGGGCAAGAATACTGAAAGCGAAATTGGATCGAACGGAGCCTACTTTCATCTAGCTGTGCGGG ACTGTGAGGCTGATAGATATGGATGGAACTGCGAATCATGGTGTCCCGACTGTGAGAACGGGGGCATCTGCCATCCACTGACTGGCACATGCATTTGTCCTCCAGGGTACAGCGGTTCAACGTGTCAAACTG CTTGTAGCAAGGGCAAGTTCGGCTCACGTTGCCAGTTGGAGTGTACGAAGGCAAGTCTAGGGTTCGATTTACCTCGAGAAGGAAGCTGCCACCACTTGACGATCTGCCTTCCTGATCCTTATGGGTGCTCCTGCGCTGCTGGTCACACAGGCCCGTTGTGCGAACAGC GATGCAGGAGGGGGAGCTATGGCGCAGGGTGCACTCTGAGCTGTGAAAGCTTCTGTGAAAACGGTAACTGTGATCCTGCGACTGGAAAGTGTAATAGCGGCTGCAAGAGGCACGTCCCATGCAATGACG ATGGCAGCGTTTTGGACCTGCCTCGACTCTCGCGACCGCCAGGCATCACGGGCGTGACCAGCACTTCTGCCCAGGTAGTCTTCTCTCCGTGGCACAGAGATACGGACGACGGGTCTTCTGCCTTCCCCATTACAGGCTATCGCGTCCGTTACAGGACAGACCAGGACGCAGACTGGCAGGAGGCTGACAGTTCAGACTCTCATGGTGGTGGTAAGTGGGAGAAGGAAAGTATGGGGGTGACAGACCAGGGAGGAGCTAGAGtaacaatgataagataa